One Arthrobacter sp. FW306-07-I genomic window carries:
- a CDS encoding carbon starvation CstA family protein produces MAGVPDQRKNGSRAEGGLATDPDLPPPAVDEARLEAEDRKWTPAKIALWAAIALLGGVAWFMLAIVRGETVNAIWFVFASVCTYLIGYRFYSKVIERYITKPDDRRATPAEYKADGKDYVRTDRNVLFGHHFAAIAGAGPLVGPVIAAQMGYLPGTIWIIVGVVFAGAVQDYLVMFFSMRRGGRSLGQMAREELGVIGGTAALIATLLIMVIIVAILALVVVNALGESPWGVFSVGMTIPIALFMGVYLRYLRPGKVMEVSIIGFVLLMAAIIGGGLVAQTEWGAAVFHLDKVTIAWGLIIYGFIAAILPVWLLLAPRDYLSTFMKIGVIVMLALAIIVVRPEVTVPAFSEFAGRENGPVFSGALFPFLFVTIACGALSGFHALISSGTTPKLVEKERQTRYIGYGGMLMESFVAIMALVAAISIDRGLYFAMNAPAALTGGTVETAATWVNSLGLAGVNISPDLLSETARNVGEQSIVSRTGGAPTLAVGLAHIMHQFVGGTALMGFWYHFAIMFEALFILTAVDAGTRVARFMLQDSIGNFVPKFKEASWRPGAWLCTAIMVAAWGAVLLMGVTDPLGGINTLFPLFGIANQLLAAIALAVCLAIVAKRGTFKYLWIVALPLAFAAVVTITASYQKIFSPVPAVGYFANNAAFSKALADGKTEFGTAKSVAAMEAVVRNTAIQGWLSVIFVVLSIIVIATAVLATVKAFRDRAAGTATKDNEDPFVPSRVFAPAGLLPTTAERELAAEWEKVPADARLERAGH; encoded by the coding sequence ATGGCCGGAGTGCCTGACCAACGGAAAAACGGATCCCGGGCGGAGGGCGGACTGGCCACAGACCCGGATCTTCCTCCGCCCGCCGTGGACGAGGCCCGGCTCGAGGCCGAGGACCGGAAATGGACCCCGGCCAAGATCGCACTCTGGGCCGCCATTGCCCTGCTGGGCGGCGTCGCCTGGTTCATGCTGGCGATCGTCCGTGGTGAAACCGTCAACGCCATCTGGTTCGTCTTCGCCTCCGTGTGCACCTACCTGATCGGCTACCGCTTCTACTCCAAGGTGATCGAGCGGTACATCACCAAGCCGGACGACCGCCGCGCCACCCCGGCCGAGTACAAGGCCGACGGCAAGGACTACGTCCGCACGGACCGCAACGTGCTGTTCGGCCACCACTTCGCCGCCATCGCCGGTGCCGGCCCGCTGGTGGGCCCGGTCATCGCGGCCCAGATGGGTTATCTTCCCGGCACGATCTGGATCATCGTCGGCGTGGTCTTTGCCGGCGCGGTCCAGGACTACCTGGTCATGTTCTTCTCCATGCGCCGCGGCGGCCGGTCCCTGGGCCAGATGGCCCGCGAGGAACTCGGGGTCATCGGTGGCACGGCAGCCCTGATCGCCACCTTGCTCATCATGGTGATCATCGTGGCCATCCTGGCGCTCGTCGTCGTCAATGCCCTGGGTGAGAGCCCGTGGGGTGTGTTCTCCGTGGGCATGACCATCCCCATCGCCCTCTTCATGGGCGTCTACCTGCGGTACCTGCGCCCCGGCAAGGTCATGGAAGTCTCGATCATCGGCTTCGTCCTGCTCATGGCCGCCATCATCGGCGGCGGCCTGGTGGCCCAGACCGAGTGGGGCGCCGCCGTGTTCCACCTGGACAAGGTGACCATCGCGTGGGGCCTGATCATCTACGGTTTCATCGCCGCCATCCTGCCGGTGTGGCTGCTGCTGGCACCGCGCGACTACCTTTCCACCTTCATGAAGATCGGCGTGATCGTCATGCTGGCGCTGGCCATCATCGTGGTCCGGCCCGAGGTCACCGTTCCGGCCTTCAGCGAGTTCGCCGGCCGGGAGAACGGCCCGGTGTTCTCCGGCGCCCTGTTCCCCTTCCTGTTCGTCACCATTGCGTGCGGCGCGCTGTCAGGGTTCCACGCCCTGATCTCCTCCGGCACCACCCCCAAACTGGTGGAAAAGGAACGGCAGACCCGGTACATCGGCTACGGCGGCATGCTCATGGAATCCTTCGTGGCCATCATGGCCCTGGTGGCCGCCATCTCGATCGACCGCGGCCTGTACTTCGCCATGAACGCTCCCGCTGCCCTGACCGGCGGAACCGTTGAAACTGCAGCCACCTGGGTCAACAGCCTGGGCCTGGCCGGGGTGAACATCAGCCCGGACCTGTTGTCTGAGACGGCCAGGAACGTGGGCGAGCAGAGCATCGTGTCCCGGACCGGCGGCGCCCCCACCCTGGCCGTGGGCCTGGCGCACATCATGCACCAGTTCGTCGGCGGCACGGCCCTGATGGGCTTCTGGTACCACTTCGCCATCATGTTCGAGGCGCTCTTCATCCTCACCGCTGTGGACGCCGGCACCCGCGTTGCCCGGTTCATGCTGCAGGACTCGATCGGCAACTTCGTCCCGAAGTTCAAGGAAGCCTCCTGGCGGCCGGGCGCCTGGCTCTGCACCGCCATCATGGTCGCTGCCTGGGGTGCCGTGCTGCTGATGGGGGTCACCGATCCGCTGGGCGGCATCAACACCCTGTTCCCGCTGTTCGGCATCGCCAACCAGCTGCTGGCCGCCATTGCCCTGGCCGTGTGCCTGGCCATCGTCGCCAAGCGCGGTACCTTCAAGTACCTGTGGATCGTGGCCCTGCCGCTGGCCTTCGCCGCGGTGGTGACCATCACGGCCAGCTACCAGAAGATCTTCTCGCCCGTCCCGGCCGTGGGGTACTTCGCCAACAACGCAGCCTTCAGCAAGGCGCTGGCAGACGGCAAGACCGAGTTCGGCACCGCCAAGTCCGTGGCCGCCATGGAGGCCGTCGTCCGCAACACCGCCATCCAGGGCTGGCTGTCCGTGATCTTCGTGGTGCTCAGCATCATCGTGATTGCGACGGCGGTACTGGCCACGGTCAAGGCGTTCCGTGACAGGGCGGCCGGGACAGCCACCAAGGACAACGAGGACCCGTTCGTTCCGTCGCGCGTCTTCGCCCCCGCGGGGCTGCTGCCGACGACCGCCGAACGTGAGCTGGCCGCCGAGTGGGAGAAAGTACCCGCCGACGCCCGCCTGGAACGGGCCGGGCACTGA
- a CDS encoding YbdD/YjiX family protein — translation MSSGIALVASGFRGFARYLGGVMGADAYAKYLEHHRAAGHHEAPLSEREFWRDRTDRQDSNPQGRCC, via the coding sequence ATGAGCAGCGGCATCGCCCTGGTGGCCAGCGGATTCCGCGGCTTCGCCCGCTACCTGGGCGGCGTCATGGGCGCCGACGCCTACGCCAAGTACCTGGAACACCACAGGGCGGCCGGGCACCATGAGGCACCCCTGAGTGAGCGGGAGTTCTGGCGGGACCGGACCGACCGCCAGGACAGCAACCCGCAGGGCCGGTGCTGCTGA